The proteins below come from a single Salinilacihabitans rarus genomic window:
- a CDS encoding class 1 fructose-bisphosphatase gives MSDTATATAAADSTVDAVVSTVARSATEIRRGLVGRRGDVDEENPSGETQAEADLWADDLLAERLTAIDGVAEYASEERPEVVDAGNGRFGVAVDPLDGSSNLKSNNTMGTIFGVYDAPLPASGRDLVAGGYVLYGPITTMAVADDDGVRKYELTDEGASLVEADVTLPDDPLVYGFGGRVPDWPEDFRRYAREVESDPEMKLRYGGAMIADVNQVLTYGGTFAYPGLESAPNGKLRLQFEGNPIGYVIEQAGGRSSNGERSLLDVEPTELHQRTPLHVGNESLIDLLEGTLG, from the coding sequence GTGTCCGACACCGCAACCGCGACCGCAGCGGCCGACTCCACCGTCGACGCCGTCGTCTCGACGGTCGCCCGCTCGGCCACCGAGATCAGGCGCGGCCTCGTCGGCCGTCGCGGCGACGTCGACGAGGAGAACCCGAGCGGCGAGACCCAGGCCGAGGCCGACCTCTGGGCCGACGACCTGCTCGCCGAGCGACTCACGGCGATCGACGGCGTCGCCGAGTACGCAAGCGAGGAGCGACCCGAGGTCGTCGACGCCGGCAACGGTCGCTTCGGCGTCGCCGTCGACCCGCTCGACGGCTCGTCGAACCTCAAGTCGAACAACACGATGGGGACGATCTTCGGCGTCTACGACGCGCCGCTGCCCGCGAGCGGGCGCGACCTCGTCGCCGGCGGCTACGTCCTCTACGGGCCGATCACGACGATGGCCGTCGCCGACGACGACGGCGTTCGCAAGTACGAACTCACCGACGAGGGGGCGTCGCTCGTCGAGGCGGACGTCACCCTCCCCGACGACCCGCTCGTGTACGGCTTCGGCGGGCGCGTCCCGGACTGGCCCGAGGACTTCCGCCGGTACGCCCGCGAGGTCGAGTCCGACCCCGAGATGAAACTCCGCTACGGCGGCGCGATGATCGCCGACGTCAACCAGGTGCTCACCTACGGCGGCACGTTCGCCTACCCCGGCCTCGAATCGGCACCGAACGGAAAGCTCCGCCTGCAGTTCGAGGGCAACCCCATCGGGTACGTGATCGAGCAGGCGGGCGGGCGCTCCTCGAACGGCGAGCGGTCGCTGCTCGACGTCGAACCGACGGAACTCCACCAGCGGACGCCGCTGCACGTCGGCAACGAGTCCCTGATCGACCTGCTCGAGGGGACCCTCGGGTAG
- a CDS encoding phytoene/squalene synthase family protein yields the protein MTTGQHDVTIEADLEWCYEAVHGVSRTFSITVDRLEEPMARHICLGYLLCRVADTIEDAGHIPPATQTELLTNYNRLLDPTDGYDVDRFMADVEPWLPAPEDRDDDWTVVAETPRVLRTFEALADEPREIMRDPVRELVGGMAMFTDRYADEGGLRLQTLEELEEYCWYAAGTVGTLITGLVARGASGERAAELRDNARAFALLLQLVNIAKDVQRDYHEENNVYLPAEWLAEEDVDVERVTDADNHGGVTNVIRRVIGRAEGYLDDAQRYLEVVPEHRGNTLSAWAIPYLLAVGTLRELRERPEDVVREGNVKVSRAEVYALLQQFEHGVSRSNLEELRREMAEKPLHQ from the coding sequence ATGACTACGGGCCAGCACGACGTCACGATCGAAGCCGACCTCGAGTGGTGCTACGAGGCGGTCCATGGCGTCTCGCGGACGTTTTCGATCACAGTCGACCGACTCGAAGAGCCGATGGCGAGGCACATCTGTCTGGGGTATCTCCTCTGTAGGGTCGCCGACACGATCGAGGACGCGGGACACATCCCGCCGGCGACGCAGACGGAACTGCTCACCAACTACAACCGACTACTGGATCCGACCGACGGCTACGACGTCGACCGGTTCATGGCGGACGTCGAGCCGTGGCTGCCGGCTCCCGAGGACCGCGACGACGACTGGACGGTCGTCGCGGAGACGCCCCGCGTGCTGCGGACCTTCGAGGCCCTCGCGGACGAACCCCGCGAGATCATGCGCGACCCGGTGCGCGAACTCGTCGGCGGGATGGCGATGTTCACCGACCGCTACGCCGACGAGGGCGGCCTCCGACTGCAGACCCTCGAGGAACTCGAGGAGTACTGCTGGTACGCCGCCGGCACCGTCGGGACGCTCATCACCGGCCTCGTCGCGCGCGGGGCCTCCGGCGAGCGCGCCGCGGAACTGCGCGACAACGCCCGCGCGTTCGCCCTGCTGCTCCAGTTGGTCAACATCGCCAAGGACGTCCAGCGTGACTACCACGAGGAGAACAACGTCTACCTCCCCGCCGAGTGGCTCGCCGAGGAGGACGTCGACGTCGAGCGCGTCACCGACGCCGACAACCACGGCGGCGTGACGAACGTGATCCGCCGGGTGATCGGCCGCGCCGAGGGCTACCTCGACGACGCCCAGCGCTACCTCGAAGTCGTCCCCGAACACCGCGGCAACACCCTCTCGGCGTGGGCGATTCCGTACCTGCTCGCGGTCGGCACCCTGCGGGAACTGCGCGAGCGCCCCGAGGACGTCGTCCGCGAGGGCAACGTCAAGGTCTCCCGCGCGGAGGTGTACGCGCTGCTCCAGCAGTTCGAGCACGGCGTCTCCCGGTCGAACCTCGAGGAGTTGCGCCGCGAGATGGCCGAGAAGCCGCTGCACCAGTGA
- a CDS encoding class I fructose-bisphosphate aldolase yields the protein MIPIDDSPIVRDGNVLILAMDHGLEHGPVDFEAVPEKLDPATVFETATHDAVTAMAVQKGVAEGYYPSYEDDVNLLVKLNGTSNMWMGEPDSAINCSVDYAVELGADAVGFTVYSGSNHEVEMFEEFREIHEAAREYDLPVVMWSYPRGQGLKNDTKPSTISYAARIALELGADVAKVKYPGSREAMAHACEAAGDTKVVMSGGSKTSDYEFLSTVESAVDAGCEGLAVGRNVWQREDPTRILDGLEKVIYGGETADTALEG from the coding sequence ATGATCCCGATCGACGATTCCCCGATCGTCCGCGACGGCAACGTGTTGATCCTGGCGATGGACCACGGGCTCGAACACGGGCCCGTCGACTTCGAAGCGGTCCCGGAGAAGCTCGATCCGGCGACCGTCTTCGAGACGGCGACCCACGACGCGGTGACCGCGATGGCGGTCCAGAAGGGCGTCGCCGAGGGCTACTATCCGAGCTACGAGGACGACGTCAACCTCCTCGTCAAGCTCAACGGCACCTCGAACATGTGGATGGGCGAGCCGGACTCGGCGATCAACTGCTCGGTCGACTACGCGGTCGAACTCGGCGCCGACGCCGTCGGCTTCACCGTCTACAGCGGCTCGAACCACGAGGTCGAGATGTTCGAGGAGTTCCGCGAGATCCACGAGGCCGCCCGCGAGTACGACCTGCCGGTCGTCATGTGGTCGTACCCGCGCGGACAGGGGCTGAAAAACGACACGAAGCCCTCGACGATCTCCTATGCGGCCCGGATCGCCCTCGAACTCGGCGCCGACGTCGCGAAGGTGAAGTACCCCGGCAGCCGCGAGGCGATGGCCCACGCCTGCGAGGCCGCCGGCGACACGAAGGTCGTCATGAGCGGCGGATCGAAGACGTCGGACTACGAGTTCCTCTCGACCGTCGAGTCCGCCGTCGACGCCGGCTGCGAGGGGCTCGCCGTCGGGCGCAACGTCTGGCAGCGCGAGGACCCGACGCGGATCCTCGACGGCCTCGAGAAGGTGATATACGGGGGCGAAACCGCCGACACGGCCCTCGAGGGGTGA
- a CDS encoding 3-hydroxyacyl-CoA dehydrogenase family protein gives MVRETIDRVGVVGAGTMGSGIAQVAATNGYDVVMRDVEAEFVENGFDSIEDSLGRLDAKDALEADPETVLGRVEGTTTLADLADCDVVVEAAVEDMDVKKEIFRDLEAVCDEDVLLATNTSTLSITSIASPLSNPERVIGLHFMNPVPIMEGVEVVVGEKTSDEVTALAHDLAADLGKTTWESDDKPGFVTNRILMPWINEGIRAYDEDVASKEDIDRGMTLGTNVPMGPLTLADHIGLDVCLHASETLYEELGDRYKPAYLLKRKVEAGDLGKKTGRGFYEY, from the coding sequence ATGGTACGCGAGACGATCGACCGCGTCGGCGTCGTCGGCGCGGGCACGATGGGCAGCGGCATCGCGCAGGTCGCCGCGACGAACGGCTACGACGTCGTGATGCGCGACGTCGAGGCGGAGTTCGTCGAGAACGGGTTCGACTCCATCGAGGACAGTCTGGGCCGACTCGACGCCAAGGACGCCCTCGAAGCGGACCCGGAGACGGTCCTCGGGCGCGTCGAGGGGACGACGACGCTCGCGGACCTGGCCGACTGCGACGTGGTCGTCGAGGCCGCCGTCGAGGACATGGACGTCAAGAAGGAGATTTTCCGGGACCTCGAGGCAGTCTGCGACGAGGACGTGCTGCTGGCGACGAACACGAGCACGCTCTCGATCACGTCCATCGCCTCGCCGCTCTCGAACCCCGAGCGCGTGATCGGCCTGCACTTCATGAACCCCGTCCCGATCATGGAGGGTGTCGAGGTCGTCGTCGGCGAGAAGACGAGCGACGAGGTGACGGCCCTCGCCCACGACCTCGCCGCGGACCTCGGGAAGACCACCTGGGAGTCCGACGACAAGCCCGGCTTCGTCACGAACCGCATCCTGATGCCCTGGATCAACGAGGGCATCCGCGCCTACGACGAGGACGTCGCCTCGAAGGAGGACATCGACCGCGGGATGACCCTCGGGACGAACGTCCCGATGGGGCCGCTGACGCTCGCCGACCATATCGGGCTAGACGTCTGCCTGCACGCCTCCGAGACGCTCTACGAGGAACTCGGCGACCGCTACAAGCCGGCGTACCTGCTCAAGCGCAAGGTCGAGGCGGGCGACCTCGGGAAGAAGACGGGGCGGGGCTTCTACGAGTACTGA